The Streptomyces aurantiacus genome includes a region encoding these proteins:
- a CDS encoding sugar ABC transporter substrate-binding protein codes for MRRAAFAVVAGAMAVSLAACGSAEESGDKSDSTKSAAKGDDIKVGLLLPENQTARYEKFDKPLIEKKVKELTNGKGEVVYANAKQDATTQSQQVDTMITNKVDVLIVDAVDSKAIANGVKKAKDAGIPVVAYDRLAEGPIDAYTSFDNEEVGRVQGKALLEALGDKAKPSAKIVMMNGAVTDPNAALFKKGALSELEGKVDIAKSYDTKEWKPENANANMEGAISSIGKDKIVGVYSANDGMAGGIITALKAAGVSPLPPVTGQDAELAGVQRIVSGEQFMSVYKPYPQEADVAAEMAVALAKGEKLDSIAKDSVDSPTTKGVPSVLVPVISLTKDNINDTVIKDGIYTVNEICTAKFKAACDKAGLK; via the coding sequence ATGCGTCGCGCCGCCTTTGCCGTTGTCGCTGGTGCGATGGCCGTCTCGCTTGCTGCCTGTGGCAGCGCCGAGGAGTCCGGCGACAAGAGCGACTCCACCAAGTCCGCCGCCAAGGGTGACGACATCAAGGTCGGCCTCCTCCTTCCGGAGAACCAGACCGCGCGGTACGAGAAGTTCGACAAGCCCTTGATCGAGAAGAAGGTCAAGGAGCTCACGAACGGCAAGGGCGAGGTCGTCTACGCCAACGCCAAGCAGGACGCCACCACGCAGTCCCAGCAGGTCGACACGATGATCACCAACAAGGTGGACGTGCTGATCGTGGACGCGGTGGACTCCAAGGCCATCGCCAACGGCGTCAAGAAGGCCAAGGACGCCGGCATCCCCGTCGTCGCGTACGACCGTCTGGCCGAGGGCCCGATCGACGCCTACACCTCCTTCGACAACGAAGAGGTCGGCCGCGTCCAGGGCAAGGCACTCCTGGAGGCCCTGGGCGACAAGGCCAAGCCCTCCGCGAAGATCGTCATGATGAACGGCGCGGTCACCGACCCGAACGCCGCCCTCTTCAAGAAGGGTGCGCTGTCCGAGCTCGAGGGCAAGGTCGACATCGCGAAGTCGTACGACACCAAGGAGTGGAAGCCGGAGAACGCCAACGCCAACATGGAAGGCGCGATCTCCTCGATCGGCAAGGACAAGATCGTCGGCGTCTACTCCGCCAACGACGGCATGGCGGGCGGCATCATCACCGCCCTGAAGGCCGCGGGTGTCTCCCCGCTCCCGCCGGTCACCGGCCAGGACGCCGAGCTCGCGGGCGTGCAGCGCATCGTCTCGGGCGAGCAGTTCATGAGCGTCTACAAGCCCTACCCGCAGGAGGCGGACGTCGCCGCGGAGATGGCCGTCGCCCTCGCCAAGGGCGAGAAGCTCGACTCCATCGCCAAGGACTCGGTCGACAGCCCCACCACCAAGGGCGTCCCGTCGGTGCTCGTCCCGGTCATCTCGCTGACCAAGGACAACATCAACGACACCGTCATCAAGGACGGCATCTACACCGTCAACGAGATCTGCACCGCCAAGTTCAAGGCCGCCTGTGACAAGGCCGGCCTGAAGTAG
- a CDS encoding ROK family transcriptional regulator produces the protein METPGSQSSLHRANLERVVRAVRLAGSLTQAEIARTTGLSAATVSNIVRELKDGGTVEVTPTSAGGRRARSVSLSGDAGIVIGVDFGHTHLRVAVGNLAHQVLAEESEPLDVDASAAQGFDRAEQLVSRLIAATGVDRTKIAGVGLGVPGPIDVESGTLGSTAILPGWTGTKPAEELGGRLGVPVHVDNDANLGALGELVWGSGRGVRDLAYIKVASGVGAGLVISGKIYRGPGGTAGEIGHITLDESGPVCRCGNRGCLETFAAARYVLPLLQSSHGTDLTMEGVVRLARDGDPGCRRVIADVGRHIGSGVANLCNLLNPSRVVLGGDLAEAGELVLGPIRESVGRYAIPSAARQLSVLPGALGGRAEVLGALALALSEMGDSTLLDGSLTAATPAFT, from the coding sequence GTGGAGACTCCGGGGTCGCAGTCGTCGCTGCACCGAGCCAATCTCGAACGGGTCGTACGCGCGGTGCGCCTGGCCGGATCGCTCACGCAGGCGGAGATCGCGAGGACGACGGGGCTGTCCGCGGCCACGGTCTCCAACATCGTGCGCGAGCTGAAGGACGGCGGAACGGTCGAGGTCACACCCACCTCGGCAGGCGGCCGAAGGGCCCGCAGCGTCAGCCTCAGCGGTGACGCCGGCATCGTGATCGGGGTCGACTTCGGCCATACGCATCTACGGGTCGCGGTCGGGAACCTGGCGCACCAGGTGCTCGCCGAGGAATCCGAGCCGCTCGACGTGGACGCGTCCGCCGCACAGGGCTTCGACCGGGCGGAACAGCTGGTCAGCCGCCTGATCGCGGCCACCGGCGTGGACCGTACGAAGATCGCGGGGGTGGGCCTCGGCGTGCCCGGGCCGATCGACGTGGAGTCCGGGACGCTCGGCTCCACCGCGATCCTGCCGGGCTGGACCGGCACCAAGCCCGCCGAGGAGCTGGGCGGGCGGCTCGGCGTGCCGGTGCACGTGGACAACGACGCCAACCTGGGAGCCCTCGGTGAACTCGTCTGGGGGAGCGGCCGGGGCGTGCGCGACCTGGCGTACATCAAGGTCGCGAGCGGTGTCGGCGCCGGACTCGTGATCAGCGGCAAGATCTACCGCGGCCCGGGTGGCACAGCGGGAGAAATCGGGCATATTACTCTTGACGAGTCCGGCCCCGTCTGTCGCTGCGGCAACCGGGGCTGTCTGGAGACCTTCGCGGCGGCGCGCTATGTGCTGCCGCTCCTCCAGTCCAGCCACGGTACGGACCTGACCATGGAAGGTGTCGTACGGCTGGCACGGGACGGAGACCCTGGCTGCCGTCGGGTGATCGCCGACGTCGGCCGACACATCGGCAGTGGAGTGGCCAATCTCTGCAACTTGCTCAACCCGAGCCGTGTGGTGCTCGGCGGTGATCTCGCCGAGGCCGGAGAGCTCGTACTAGGACCCATAAGGGAGTCTGTCGGCCGCTATGCGATCCCCAGTGCGGCGCGTCAACTATCCGTTCTGCCAGGGGCACTTGGCGGTCGGGCGGAGGTCCTCGGGGCACTCGCCCTCGCACTCAGCGAGATGGGCGATTCAACCCTTTTGGACGGATCGCTCACTGCTGCCACGCCTGCCTTCACTTAG